A genome region from Bradyrhizobium sp. WSM1417 includes the following:
- the atzF gene encoding allophanate hydrolase, translated as MKAEMGAEQPETIAAIVAAHRAGTVTPAQTVARTYQRIRDHNDPAVFISLRDEKDAIAEAEKLAAKEAAGLSLYGVPVVVKDNIDALGFPTTAACPAFSYIPTHDSTAVARLRAAGAIIIGKTNLDQFATGLVGVRSPHGIPRNAIREDLIPGGSSSGSATAVGAGLVPLSLGTDTAGSGRVPAMLNNIVGLKPSLGMISTAGLVPACRTLDCISVFALTVDDAALALSVMAGPDQADPFSRDRPLGAITPLPANLRLGVPRSGQLIFFGDKKAEAAYADALKRWTALGATLVEFDLEPFYETARLLYEGPWVTERYLVIRDLLASAPDAIHPVTREITAAGARLTAADTFSALYRLQGLRKIAERTFTNIDALVLPTAPTAYTTAQVLANPVELNSRLGTYTNFVNLLDLCGLALPAAMRGDGIPFGITLLAPAGHDALLASIGRVFHADTKLTLGAKGVAQPALAPLAASGIDDIPIAVVGAHLSGMVLNGELKALNGQLIEATRTAPDYKLYALKTTPPKPGMLRVEAGKGASIELEIWSLSSSAFGKFVNAIPAPMAIGTVRLADGRSVKGFLVEPEVLGEARDITAYGGWRAYMADAATA; from the coding sequence ATGAAGGCTGAAATGGGGGCTGAGCAGCCTGAAACGATCGCCGCGATCGTGGCCGCGCATCGCGCGGGCACGGTCACGCCGGCGCAGACGGTCGCACGCACCTATCAGCGCATCCGCGACCACAACGATCCCGCCGTCTTCATCAGCCTGCGCGACGAAAAGGACGCGATCGCCGAGGCCGAGAAGCTCGCCGCCAAGGAGGCCGCCGGCCTGTCGCTCTATGGCGTGCCGGTGGTGGTGAAGGACAATATCGACGCGCTGGGATTTCCGACCACCGCGGCGTGCCCGGCCTTCTCGTACATCCCGACACACGATTCGACCGCGGTTGCGCGGCTGCGCGCCGCCGGCGCGATCATCATCGGCAAGACCAATCTGGACCAGTTCGCGACCGGCCTTGTCGGCGTGCGCTCGCCCCACGGCATCCCCAGAAACGCGATCCGTGAGGACCTCATTCCCGGCGGATCGAGCTCGGGATCGGCCACCGCCGTCGGCGCCGGGCTGGTGCCACTGTCGCTCGGCACCGACACCGCCGGCTCAGGTCGCGTGCCGGCGATGCTCAACAACATCGTCGGTCTCAAGCCGAGCCTCGGCATGATCTCGACCGCCGGCCTGGTGCCGGCCTGCCGGACGCTGGACTGTATCTCGGTGTTCGCGCTGACCGTGGACGACGCCGCGCTGGCGCTCTCCGTGATGGCAGGTCCCGATCAGGCCGATCCGTTCTCGCGCGACCGGCCGCTTGGCGCGATCACCCCGCTCCCGGCAAACCTGCGCCTGGGCGTGCCGCGCAGCGGACAGTTGATCTTCTTCGGCGACAAGAAGGCGGAAGCGGCTTACGCCGACGCGTTGAAGCGCTGGACCGCGCTTGGTGCAACGCTCGTCGAGTTCGACCTCGAGCCGTTCTACGAGACGGCCCGACTGCTCTACGAGGGACCGTGGGTCACGGAGCGCTATCTCGTGATCCGCGACCTGCTGGCGTCCGCGCCGGATGCCATCCATCCCGTGACGCGCGAGATCACCGCGGCCGGTGCGCGGTTGACGGCGGCGGACACCTTCTCCGCGCTCTATCGTCTGCAGGGCCTGCGCAAGATCGCCGAACGCACCTTCACCAATATCGACGCGCTGGTGCTGCCGACGGCGCCGACGGCCTATACGACTGCGCAGGTGCTGGCCAATCCGGTTGAGCTCAACAGCCGGCTCGGCACCTACACCAACTTTGTCAATCTGCTCGACCTCTGCGGTCTCGCGCTGCCGGCGGCGATGCGCGGCGACGGCATTCCGTTCGGCATCACGCTGCTCGCACCCGCCGGGCACGATGCGCTGCTCGCCAGCATCGGGCGCGTGTTTCATGCCGATACCAAACTGACGCTTGGCGCAAAGGGCGTGGCGCAACCCGCGCTGGCGCCGCTTGCCGCAAGCGGCATCGACGACATTCCCATCGCCGTCGTCGGCGCGCATCTGTCCGGCATGGTGCTGAACGGCGAGTTGAAAGCGCTGAATGGCCAGCTGATCGAGGCGACCAGGACCGCACCCGACTACAAGCTCTACGCATTGAAGACCACGCCGCCGAAGCCGGGCATGCTGCGCGTCGAAGCCGGCAAGGGCGCGTCGATCGAGCTGGAGATCTGGTCGCTGTCGTCGTCCGCCTTCGGCAAGTTCGTCAACGCCATTCCTGCGCCGATGGCGATCGGCACCGTTCGCTTGGCGGATGGCCGCAGCGTGAAGGGATTTCTCGTTGAACCCGAAGTGCTGGGCGAGGCGCGAGATATCACCGCGTATGGCGGCTGGCGGGCCTATATGGCGGACGCCGCGACAGCGTAA